The Oncorhynchus gorbuscha isolate QuinsamMale2020 ecotype Even-year linkage group LG08, OgorEven_v1.0, whole genome shotgun sequence DNA window agccaacagcgagttgcagtaatccagacgggagatgacaagtgcctggattaggacctgcgccacttcctgtgtgaggcagggtcgtactctgcggatgttgtagagcatgaacctacaggaacgggccaccgccttgatgttggttgagaacgacagggtgttgtccaggatcacgccaaggttcttggcgctctgggaggaggacacaatggagttgtcaaccgtgatggcgagatcatggaacgggcagtccttccccgggaggaagagcagctccgtcttgccgaggttcagcttgaggtggtgatccgtcatccacactgataagtctgccagacatgcagagatgcgattcgccacctggtcatcagaagggggaaaggagaagattaattgtgtgtcgtctgcatagcaatgataggagagaccatgtgaggttatgacagagccaagtgacttggtgtatagcgagaataggagagggccaagaacagagccctgggggacaccagtggtgagagcgcgtggtgaggagacagattctcgccacgccacctggtaggagcgacctgtcaggtaggacgcaatccaagcgtgggccgcgccggagatgcccaactcggagagggtggagaggaggatctgatggttcacagtatcgaaggcagccgatagatctagaaggagttgatgagcgaggggaggtaagggagaaggtctccagaaatggtctggagaagaggaggggatagggtcaagcgggcaggttgttgggcggccggccgtcacaagacgcgagatttcatctggagagagaggggagaaagaggtcagagcacagggtagggcagtgtgagcagaaccagcggtgtcgtttgacttagcaaacgaggatcggatgtcgtcgaccttcttttcaaaatggttgacgaagtcatctgcagagagggggagggggaggaggattcaggagggaggagaaggtggcttcctagggttagaggcagatgcttggaatttagagtggtagaaagtggctttagcagcagagacagaggaggaaaatgtagagaggagggagtgaaaggatgacaggtccgcagggaggcgagttttcctccatttccgctcggctgcccggagccctgttctgtgagctcgcaatgagtcatcgagccacggagcgggaggggaggaccgagccggcctggaggataggggacatagagagtcaaaggatgcagagagggaggagaggagggttgaggaggcagaatcaggagataggttggagaaggtttgagcagagggaagagatgataggatggaagaggagagagtagcgggggagagagagcgaaggttgggacggcgcgataccatccgagtaggggcagtgtgggaggggttggatgagagcgagagggaaaaggatacaaggtagtggtcggagacttggaggggagttgcaatgaggttagtggaagaacagcatctagtaaagatgaggtcgagcgtattgcctgccttgtgagtaggggggaaggtgagagggtgaggtcaaaagaggagaggagtggaaagaaggaggcagagaggaatgagtcaaaggtagacgtggggaggttaaagtcgcccagaactgttagaggtgagccgtcctcaggaaaggagcttatcaaggcatcaagctcattgatgaactctccgagggaacctggagggcaataaatgataaggatgttaagcttgaaagggctggtaactgtgacagcatggaattcaaaggaggcgatagacagatgggtaaggggagaaagagagaatgaccacttgggagagatgaggatcccggtgccaccaccccgctgaccagaagctctcggggtgtgcgagaacacgtgggcggacgaagagagagcagtaggagtagcagtgttgtctgtggtgatccatgtttctgtcagtgccaagaagtcgagggactggagggaggcataggctgagatgaactctgccttgttggccgcagatcggcagttccagaggctaccggagacctggaactccacgtgggtcgtgcgcgctgggaccaccagattagggtggccgcggccacgcggtgtggagcgtttgtatggtctgtgcagagaggagagaacagggatagacagacacatagttgacaggctacagatgaggcaacgctaatgcaaaggagattggaatgacaagtggactacacgtctcgaatgttcagaaagttaagcttacgtagcaagaatcttattgactaaaatgattaaaatgatacagtactgctgaagtaggctagctggcagtgggtgcgttgttgacactacactaatcaagtcgttccgttgagtgtaatagtttcgacagtgctgctattcgggggctagctggctagctagcagtgttgattacgttacgttgcgttaaaagagcgacaatagttggctagctaacctagaaaatcgctctagactacacaattatctttgatacaaagacagctatgtagctagctatgtagctagctacgatcaaacaaatcaaactgtTGTACTGTAAttgaatgaaatgaaaatgtgatactacctgtgaatgcgaccgggttgttgagttctattcagaagacgttggctagctgttggttagctagcagagtctcctacgttaaggacgacacatagctggctagctaacctcggtaaattaagataatcactctaagactacacactctaaactacacaattatcttggatacgaagacagcaaagacaactatgtagctagctaacactacactaatcaagtcgttcagttgagtgtaatagtttctgcagtgcagctaatcggtggacgttagctagctggctagctgctgggcagagcagtgaagactacgttaggacggcgaaatacgataattacgcaattatctttgatacaaagacggctatgtagctagctaagaagaaattgctaagattagacaaatcaacccgttgtgctataatgaaatgtaatgaaaaagttatactacctgcggagcgaagtgccgatgcgaccgctcgctccaacctaGGGAAAACTTTACCCCAGAGAGGTCAGACAGACACCCTGCAAGGCCTTTACTGTACAGCAGACCTAGTAGAACAGCAGGTTCATTAATGTAAGGAGACTGTAACGTAGCGAGACTGTTCACAACAGAGTGGCTTTCTTCCGGTTTGCACCCATTAAACACGGCCCAGGTTTGCATGGTCAACAGGCGTGTGGGTGCGTGCGTACATGTGTACGTTAAATTATCCGACTGCCCAGCTACAGAGGAATGACTGGGACAGTACGTTGGGCTACATCCACGCGGCCCAGACCATGATGGTGTTGAAGCAGGCGGCCCTGGGGGAACCACGGCCCATTCCTTAGATACCATATAGAGACTGCTACCGTCAGTGGTATCAACACCTTCAGACAGTACAAGACCGACACCACCACCATCGGCAGGTCAGCTACTGATGTCCAAGCATCAATTCAGATGATCAGAAAACATTTaacatttttgtattttctatGGTGACATTTTCACTCTTAAAATTCCATGCAAATAAACCTGTGTGTCCCCCTCATCCTCAGGCTCCTGGAGGGGATATACCGGAAGCTGAACAACCTCCTGGAGCATCTGCACCAGTCCTACTTCTCAtgccctcactctctcactttgcctccagtggttatTACATGCCCGCCTTCGGCCAGCTGGCTGTCATCATGCTGCTGCATGTGTCTATCGACCTCTGGGACCTTGGGGATTCTAGTTTTATtgaaccattatttaaccaggtagtccaaTTGATGTCAGATTACCCTTTTTCCAAAGGGAGACCTGGACAAGAGGGGAGGATGGTTGGAATACTTTCTCTGTCCTCCAGCTCAGGGATTCTGTCTattgttggggaataatcagaattagttgggtaacatagataagatgttttatattcattatatgcttgtgagttacttctcatcagaatgtctatttttggataatactgttggccggttgcagttatctgttctctgtcatggggTCAGTTACTTGGGCCGCAGAGAGACTTGaagcttgtcttcatatgtaaacatatcttttaaaccaattatctcttggctccacaatgtctgtgtgccagtcactgtgtctctgtgatcttgtccaggaggggtgtatttgatatatgcctgttcaTGAGGATTTGTTTTATGGTCCTGAGAGCGAGATGAaaacatagtttaggagacaaagctgaacgataatttatagccaatgctgtctggctatgtgtgtctttgctataaaggatctcagttgcaatgtgtaaggactctcagagaattaatttatagacactgaattgatctgaaaGACAgtgttgtgatggagctcatataattaaagatggactttatgataactctgacttgtgtgtggtttgctctcatgatttggtaaatacaggaaatttccacgacactatACTGACTCCAGTAGTGATCAGTCATATGACAGGGGTAGCTCTGtacaccctccccatcctctctcagcAGATGGATGTGCAACACTTTCCTGAAACTGTGGTCCTCACTTGCTATTGTCATCTACACAGCCTATTGTTTTCTGGCACATTAATTTATTTTCCTTTGCAATTTGTATACAGCCACGAAGTGCTGGCGCATAGGCTTACTCTGATTTGATTGAGGAACAGCAAGCTTGACTGGTTTATAAATGGTTTGGAACTGACTGAATAAAGGCGATGTCATATCCTTTACATTCACAAATCATACAATGTAGTTATGTCTATGATATCACATTGGGACAAGTAAACTAAAGTTCTCAGTTGTATTTTTGATATGAAGTACAAAAACTTAATTCAAACTTGATTAACTTACATTTATTCAGTTAACACCATTTTATACAGTCATGTTTCTGACAAAACAAAACATTCACTATCACAGTCCAGACAGAAACGTATTGGAAAGTAGGTGAAACTCATTACACGTCAACATTAACATTGCCAAACATTCTGTCAACACTAAATACAATGTTATAAAAATAAAAGCACTTTAAAACACTGTCACTTCCACAGCCTCCTAGCAAGCAATTCCTCTCCTATAAAACAATATGGCACCAACCAATGACAGACAAGacctgggcctgtattcacacTGAGGGTGCCTGATTAAGCTGAACCATGAACAGGCAAAAGCGGTGAGAGAGAAGCGCCAATCTCAAATCAAACAGCAATCTGCGCCGCTCGgtcatgttgtcaacaaggcTTCGTTCAGAAACATCTTTTACATAAAATACCAGTTCGAATTTAACTAGTTTTCATTGTCAGTGTTATCCACGCAATCATGtttgcatgtgaaaacacagaaGCCTACTCATTACCCCACCTTGTTAACCTACATCATGGTTGTTTTGAGCTGACTTCACCGTCAAAAGAAGGGCACCTGGCTCATGCTCGGTTCCAACACGAACGCAATCAACTCTTACCTGGTTCACCGGGGGAATTTATTAAATCCCCTCattgtctcagagtaggagtgctgatctaggatcaggtcccccatgTTGATTTAATTATGATCTAATCTGATCTTAATAGGGCTCACCCCATTTAGtcaactggtcgattgtttgggcCAAGATTTTAGTCGAGCAGTCAAATTAATTTTTTATGGCACACAAGACCTGTCTGATTCGCGCCTGTCTCAATGTACAGATCCATTGGAGGCCGCGAGGATGGCACACCCgtatcaccagtagtacatttaccgtTAATTTATTTACGGTAGTTTCTGTGAATGCATTCATTATTATTAGTCTTTTACTGTTCTCGTTGTCAAAGTGGACACTGTTTGCAGAGcgcacaacctatgctacacttgtgagaaacaagtttaggtttatttcattccatttttTTAGTTGTCAATTTACTCAGTCTTTTTGTTTGGAGCACTCAATGTTGAGTAAAGACATGCACCCGATTACGCATAGAAGTCGATCAAGGCTACCTGGCAGCGCCATTAAAAGCAGCAGACAAGCTCAGTGAaaatagttgattttattaaaacacatagggtgtgtctatatgttttttttttaaccaatcgattggtcgaaagaacagactACTTTCGGTCTAccaatatttttgggggggtttgggACAGCCAGCACCCCTACTCTGAGACTGTTtgaatacaggccctggttttAAAAACAGCTTTTTTCAGCTTTCAAAGTATCAACTTTCACAGTTGGCCAACTtcaaatatatataatattatctCATCTGAGATATATCAggtagagggatgagagaagcaCCACCCACCCCTCTAAAATAAATATTGGactagcaccccccccccccccccccatcccttatgtaaaataaataaatggtaaagtttgccacaaggcaAAGGATGCTGACTCATGTCCACAGAGTCAAAAGCCAGCTCATTGACTATACAGGTAGTTCCTTTTGTGAGCCGCAGCAAGTGGAGTTCCATATCTGTGCTGCAGTGTCCAGAGGTTTGTCATCATAGTatgtcagtagtggtggtgggtttGTAGCTCTAAGTTGGTGTGTGAGTGATCAGTCTTCCAGATTATTGTATAGGTTACGGTTGAGGCAGTTAACTGCTCAATGCACTGatctgctcctctcttcttcctttctCCTTTATCACACAGATGAgaataaagaaaataatgtagttTACTAAAGGGAGAATAAACGGTGATGTGTGCAATCTGTCTGTAGGCATCCCATAGATACAGTACCTGTTGTATGCGGCTGTGCTTGCGTGAGTCAGGTCTGGCTGTACTGCAGATCTCACAGCCTGGTCGGGTAGGCTTGTTGATGAAGGTGCAGGAGGGACACGCCCATTCGGTCTGCAGATcagaaggacagagaggatgTGTGTGAGAGTAGGAACTTTCTAATAGTGTATCACAACCAGTGAAATTCAGCAATATACCAGCTACATGGAACTATCAAGTAAAGGAAGAGTAGGCGCTCAACACGATCATCTTGCGTAAAAACTGTCAATCACAAATGTAAACATCGGGGTTGACCTGTGTTTTACTGGTTTTGCTGGGCTTATCAGGTTTATCTTTAAGATGCAGCGTCTCCAGGTTGAGGGCGTCTCGGATCTCGCTCGTACCCAACCTCTCGGCCCCACTTCCGGTGCTCCCTACAGCCAAGCACAACAATGGAAAAGGAGTTCAGTCATGCGTGAGCATGTGCGCAAGTGCATGCCAAGAGGTAAACTTACCCTGGGTGTTGTGGCTAAGCCTGGAGGGCAGGGTGCTGTAGCCCCGCCAGTCCTGGGAAAGAGGCCCGTTGCTGGTAGGCGGAGGTGGGGTGAGGTGGGCACCCTCCTGGTCCTGCTGGAATAGCTGGCGGGTGAGGCGGGCATGGCGGGCTGAGACCAAGTAAAGGTAGGCCGTATCCCCATCCCTCTGGACCCCATATGAGGCCAGGGACCTAGGCTCTGTGCACAGGCATTGTCCAATCACCCAGCGCTGCACGCGAGGGTGAAAGCCATACTCCAaaaacacctgagagagagaacaatgacagaggagagaatgATTTGTGGACAGTTTCATTTGCCGAATGTAGCCCAAGTATTCTCGCAAACAGAGACAGAAATGTATCTGACCTGCTGCTTGAGTGCTGCGACAGTCATGTGGGGAAAGACTTTCACTGTGACGCAACAGGAAGAGGAGATGTCTTCCACTGCCACAGACAAACTGCAAGAGACATGAAACTTCATTAGCACAAATTATTCATGTTCTTTTGGACTACTCCCAAGCTACTGCCTGTTATTTCTCACCTTATCTCTCCCTCGGCGTAACTCTTCTCAGACAGTTGGATAGTGAGCACTGCCTTCTGACGAGCTAGAGCAGACGCGTGCTGAGCAGCACCCTGGCTGTCACCTGCCTCGATCGCCCGGGCAAGTTCCAAGCACAGCTCCTCTTCAGAGAGAGAACATGTTCACTCGCACACAGAAATTTACCCTGTGTAGTCTTGCAAATgtggtagaaagagagagtgggggaatcGTGTGGTGAGGGTACTCACCAGTGAGTGGTAAGGAGGCTGTGCTGCGCTGTTCTA harbors:
- the LOC124041766 gene encoding ranBP-type and C3HC4-type zinc finger-containing protein 1-like; the protein is MALSSGGWGKPPVPAPSQSVHGGPALANCNTVLMSVRVSVCHSGIRPLCLPGAGDEALRLQLSMDPSKAGEFRLALRDISGSGRSVFIAEFDLRSVQYEVKSPCLHEMRLATPPHDCIRFNFRCDLEAEQWATVVMSSLREAHRVAVNSSPHPMDDRQQHEAAALEQRSTASLPLTEELCLELARAIEAGDSQGAAQHASALARQKAVLTIQLSEKSYAEGEISLSVAVEDISSSCCVTVKVFPHMTVAALKQQVFLEYGFHPRVQRWVIGQCLCTEPRSLASYGVQRDGDTAYLYLVSARHARLTRQLFQQDQEGAHLTPPPPTSNGPLSQDWRGYSTLPSRLSHNTQGSTGSGAERLGTSEIRDALNLETLHLKDKPDKPSKTSKTQTEWACPSCTFINKPTRPGCEICSTARPDSRKHSRIQQEKGRREEQISALSS